In Malus sylvestris chromosome 16, drMalSylv7.2, whole genome shotgun sequence, the following are encoded in one genomic region:
- the LOC126608749 gene encoding serine/threonine-protein phosphatase PP1 isozyme 2-like: MERGVLDSLINRLLEVRGRPGKQVQLQESEMRQLCLVSKDIFLRQPNLLELDAPIKICGDIHGQYADLLRLFEYGGLPSQSNYLFLGDYVDRGKQSLETICLLLAYKIKYPENFFLLRGNHECASINRIYGFYDECKRRFNVKLWKVFTDCFNCLPVAALIDEKILCMHGGLSPELNNLNQIKTLKRPTDVPDSGLLCDLLWSDPSKDIRGWGPNDRGVSFTFGADRVTEFLQKLDLDLICRAHQVVEDGYEFFANRQLVTIFSAPNYCGEFDNAGAMMSVDESLMCSFQILKPDKKPKFSFGSRAAPKPGTPLKAKSFLGAMA, from the exons ATGGAACGTGGGGTTCTTGATAGTTTAATCAATAGGCTTCTTGAAGTGAGAGGCAGACCAGGGAAGCAAGTGCAGCTTCAGGAGAGTGAGATGAGGCAGCTGTGTCTTGTCTCCAAGGATATTTTTCTGAGGCAGCCTAATCTTTTGGAGCTTGATGCTCCTATCAAGATTTGTG GTGATATTCATGGTCAGTATGCAGATCTTCTGAGGCTTTTTGAGTATGGTGGATTACCCTCTCAGTCCAACTATCTGTTCTTGGGGGATTATGTTGATCGCGGGAAGCAAAGCCTAGAAACAATATGCCTTCTCCTTGCATATAAAATTAAGTATCCTGAGAATTTTTTCCTTCTGAGGGGTAACCATGAATGTGCTTCAATAAACCGAATATATGGCTTTTATGATGAGTGTAAACGAAGATTCAATGTCAAACTCTGGAAAGTGTTTACAGATTGTTTCAACTGCCTTCCCGTGGCAGCTCTCATTGATGAAAAAATACTCTGCATGCATGGAGGACTATCTCCCGAGTTAAACAATTTAAATCAGATCAAGACCTTAAAGCGCCCTACTGATGTCCCAGATAGTGGTTTGCTATGTGATCTCCTGTGGTCTGATCCTAGCAAAGACATTCGAGGTTGGGGACCAAATGATAGGGGAGTTTCCTTTACCTTCGGTGCTGATAGGGTAACAGAGTTTCTTCAGAAGCTTGATCTAGATTTAATTTGTCGAGCTCACCAG GTTGTCGAAGATGGATATGAGTTCTTTGCGAATAGGCAACTTGTGACAATATTTTCAGCACCTAATTACTGTGGTGAGTTTGACAATGCTGGGGCAATGATGAGTGTCGATGAGTCTCTTATGTGCTCTTTCCAGATATTGAAGCCTGATAAGAAGCCAAAGTTTAGCTTTGGGAGTAGAGCTGCACCTAAGCCGGGTACTCCATTGAAAGCCAAG TCGTTTCTTGGTGCAATGGCGTAA